The genome window TTTCACGCACGCGAATGACTTCAGATCGCTCGAGCTCGCCTATAGAGTTATAGGTATAGATTCCGTTTTCAGAATGAAGATCTCGGACGATTAATGTGTCTTCATTTACTTCAATCGAGCAATGTTGGTGAGAGATGGACGGGTCGGAGATATAAATAACTCCATCTTGTATGCTACAGGTGTCATCTGAACTTCTAGTAACAAATGATTTCTTAGATTCGAGCTCAATAAGCCCCGTTTCAACAACATGGGAACATAAAAACGGCTTTAACGCACCGAATGATAGAATATCTAATTTATATGTTCTTCGGATGTTACGGCGGAGGCGCCCTCTGCTATTGAGGGAACCAGTAGAGTTGTTAGTAGATGTCTGTCTGATATTTTCTTTCATAATTGTAGGACCCTTTAATAGAATAAATTTCATATTAGATTTGATCACCATCAAGTCAAGAGGCAGCTATCAAAATTGATCTAAATGAACGACTTTTTAATCATCACTTTTCACAATAATCATCTAGAGCATTAGATCTTATGAGTATTATAAAGGCCATATTCTATGGTACCTAAGCGAAAGACCTAAGGACTTAGCGGTTTTTCTGTAGCATAGAATTTGCTCTAAAGGATGTTTCAATAGGATGCAACAACAGACTCATGCTTTTGCAATCAATCTCGTAGATAGTTAAGAGGTTTCTATTTTCTCTAAAGTAAGGTGCAAAATGGAACTCAAATTAAATACGATTGAGGCAAGAGAACTGTTATGGCAAAGGTTTATGCGCCCATGCCTTCCTC of Verrucomicrobiota bacterium contains these proteins:
- a CDS encoding FHA domain-containing protein, translating into MKENIRQTSTNNSTGSLNSRGRLRRNIRRTYKLDILSFGALKPFLCSHVVETGLIELESKKSFVTRSSDDTCSIQDGVIYISDPSISHQHCSIEVNEDTLIVRDLHSENGIYTYNSIGELERSEVIRVREKEEFFIGHIPMFFHLRRTTPQLSATPLAPSPEGSADKPYRINRASIGTKLLSAINILKR